ATTTGCGAATTGATGTTGGATACAGAGATGTAAAGCAAAACGCCCAGAGGCAATACAAAGGCTATTCCAATAGACGTCAACTTCCCGGAAAGTTTGATGTTTCTTAAGGCCATGATAACGGTGCTCCAGAGTAAAGTAACCACACCATTCTGCCTTGTGGATAAGCACTGGCAGAACAGTTGGGCATCAAGTGCAAAAAACGCGGAACAGGCAGAATCGTACATTGAGCGCGTACGTATCTTGTTGCACAGCGTTTTTTGAACTGTTCTTTAATCTGCCCTGAAAGGGGGGAGGAGCAGAGAACGACTTATTGGCACAGACGCTCTGGCGCACTGTAACACCTATAATTGTGCACACCGCCGCATCAGGTCCAATAAAGTTCACCCAACTCCGGGGGGAGGAGCTCTGGAGTGGCAAATCGTATGTAAACTTGCTGTATTCTTTTATCCCAAGTTGTATATGTTCTGCAAGCAGTAGTGCCCTGGCATATTTTTGATCAAATGCAGTAGCATGACGCGTTGGGCTGTAAGATTAATTTTTTTAAATGATTTTTCAAAGTGATATGGTTATCGGCGAGAGGTTATTATGCGATTGATATTACCATGATGTAATGATTGCGTGTGTTTATGAAAAACGCATGCTGGCTGCAAACAGCCTGTTGTAGCCGGGCCTTGTGCTCAATTCAATATAGTCATTTTTTTGAGAAAGCTCCTCCATTGCTTTGCGTGCATGATGCGATGCAAGCGCCATACAGGTGCCTGAGCGTGATGTGTTGCCAAGAAAGTGCACCCGGTCTTCAAGGCATTGGGGGATGATGCCGCAGGCCGTGGGGCTCTTGCCGCAAGGGGATTCTTCCAACCTGAAAAAATGAGGCTTTCATAGCCCCATCCTGATGGCCAAGTTAGGAGAACTGTAAGCTAATTGTCCTGAATGCAAATGATTGCTCTAAAACTTAGGGCAGAGGCCAATTTTTTGTTTAGAGCTGGCATAGGTGATTTTACTCAGTGTGATCCGTGCGCTCCATATGTACTGCAAATTCTAGCACAGAAACGCCGCCGCCATTGTCATTGTCATCAAGGTATTCCCTGCCAGGTACATCTGGTGGAACATTACGGCCAGATAGACTGCTTCCCTCAGTAGTCACCCCCAGTTCAAACAAGCGGGATTGTGATTCTACTTCGCCAGACACAAAAAAAGTGCTGCTGCCTGATCCGCGTTCTTCAGAGTCATCCTGTGATGCTCTTCCCATAAAAGCAGAATGTTTATGTGCAGTGATCGCAGTAAGGTCTTGAATGACTTTATTCCAGCCTGTTTCAGCATTGTGAACATCTGTGTTGTACGACTTGCCAGAGGTTCCAAGGATGAAATTAAGCAAATCAGTTGCAAAACAGTAATAATGCGATAGGATGGGTAATGATGGATGTGCAGTCAATAGTTGATGACGGCAAAAATATCTATTGTGGAATCTTTCAGAACAAGTATGACACTCTTCGCATTGATCTGTATTCTCTGTGGATATTAGTAAATATTTAGCCGCATTGTATAAATCTGGCCCTTGTAGGTGTCTTCGTTTTCCATTCAAATGTCGTGACGCGCGCGTGTATTCAAATATGGGCCAATTCGCATAGAGATGATGCTGATTTTTATTATCCGGAAGTGTCGGGATTCTATCCACTTTTTTGGCCTGCAAGAGCATTGCACGGTGATCTTGCGGCTGGCCATTCAGGTATGCTGTCCGTAACAACAGGAGATCACCAAGTTCTACAGACTGTGGCCTTGCCTCAGGAAAATTATCTACCTTCACAAATGGCTGTGCATGCACGAATACGCCACCAGTTTTCACAGCGTTACCATTAGAAAGGGAAAGCCTGTTGATAAAATATGGCAGATACCAAACCAGATTCGCAACTAGCTGAGGTTCATGCTGATTTGGCCTGCTGAACGCTTCAAGCACAGCCAGAAAAATATGTTCCAATAATCTTTTCTTATCTTGCCTGTTCATAACAATAAATCTCCATACTAAAAAATATTATAAAAATAGTTAGTTATAGAATTATTTCTCATTGATAATTTTCTCGAACATCAAACATCCATTTTTTTGAGATATTCTTTCAACGCCACAGCATTATTTATTTCTGTAGCTTTAGCGGCGTAGAGCAGTATCACGGTCGGATTCTGGCGAAGGATGGTCAGCATCTGCCCAACTACAGCCGGGGCGGCATCAAGCTCGGCGAAATAGCGCTCCTTGAATTCTGGCCATTTGGCTTCATCGTGGGCAAACCACTTGCGCAGGTTGTCTGATGGGGCGATATCTTTAAGCCACACATCCCACAGGGCTGCGCTTTTGGAAATCCCCCGGGGCCACAGCCTGTCCACAAGAACCCGTATTCCTGCTGGCTCGGCATCGTGTGTGTATACGCGGCGCAAAATGATGTTCATGGCAGGTAATCCTGTTGGAGTGACGGCTTTTCTAAAATTGCGCAGCGTGAGGGACAATGCAAGTCAAAATAGCCAGTGACTTACTCGGTAGATTCCTTCGCCCGCAAGCGGATGGATGGAAAGAGGTTTGGGCAAGGATGCCCGCATTGGGAGTGTAGTTGGGAGATTATGGTGGTGTGCCGTGGATTTGCGGCGCTCTGCGCCGCGGTTAAATGAAAAATCCTGGAATGATTATAAAAGTTGACAGACCCGGCGGTTCCGCGTAGATACACCTTTCGCGTCGGGATGTAGCGCAGCCTGGGAGCGCACTTGAATGGGGTTCAAGGGGTCGAAGGTTCAAATCCTTTCATCCCGACCAGAGATTTAAAGGGAATTCATGGAAACATGAATTCCCTTTTCTCGTTTGTGGCGATGAAGCTCTATTCAAAATATGTAACTCCATAAATTTTTAAGCGAATCCATAGTCTTTTAACAGGATTAACATTCAGCCCAAATGCGAATTTCGGAAAATTCTGAGTAGATCCTATTGCAAAAGCACCTACAAGACGCCCCCCAGTGCGGCATTTAATTTCGCAAATTTGATTATACTCCATATTCTCTAATGTGCCTCTTATTTCAATATCATAGTTGTCGCATTCTGACGCGCATTCACCAATCCAAGGGATTGACTCAAACTGTCCATCCTCTTTTATAAAGCCATAGTTTCTTATGGAGATAGGTCGAAAGCTTTTACTAACTATAAACATTGCATCTCTATCATCCATTTCTGGACGATAAGAATCAAACTTAATGATAAATTTGTCTCGTTTTTCAAAAATTTTTTCATATATAACAATTACACCACCTATAGCAGAAATAAGAATTCCAAAATCCGACAGATTCATCATAGGCAATACCTGCAAGGGAAATAGTGAGCTTTTGAATATTCAACTCAGTTCATTCCTGTCTGAGATTGTAATGAACTTCATGCCTTCATGAACTTTATTAAATTTCAGAACCAGATGAAAAATTTGATATTTTACCGCTAATTCCTGTTTCTAAC
The sequence above is a segment of the Desulfovibrio sp. genome. Coding sequences within it:
- a CDS encoding ASKHA domain-containing protein codes for the protein MEESPCGKSPTACGIIPQCLEDRVHFLGNTSRSGTCMALASHHARKAMEELSQKNDYIELSTRPGYNRLFAASMRFS
- a CDS encoding DUF488 family protein; the encoded protein is MNIILRRVYTHDAEPAGIRVLVDRLWPRGISKSAALWDVWLKDIAPSDNLRKWFAHDEAKWPEFKERYFAELDAAPAVVGQMLTILRQNPTVILLYAAKATEINNAVALKEYLKKMDV